One genomic region from Apodemus sylvaticus chromosome 1, mApoSyl1.1, whole genome shotgun sequence encodes:
- the LOC127664980 gene encoding olfactory receptor 5B2-like, with protein sequence MMENCTKLREFILLGLTDDPGLQVPLFIMFTLIYLIDVVGNMGIIILVLMDSHLHTPMYFFLCNLSLVDLGYSSAVTPMVISEFFIVSKPVSYNACAAQMFFFVGFATGENYILASMAYDRYVAVCKPLHYTTRMTTSVCIFLNIGSYICGFLNAIFHVGDIFSLSFCKSNVVHHFFCDVPAVLALSCSDIHLSEMILVFLSTFNVFFALLIISVSYLFIVITVLKMKSDQGHQKALSTCASHLTVVSIFYSTVIFMYLQPSSSHSMDADKVASMFYTMIIPTLNPLVYSLRNKEVNNAFKKVVENAKFLCNSEISV encoded by the coding sequence ATGATGGAGAATTGTACTAAACTGAGAGAGTTCATTCTCTTGGGACTAACTGATGATCCAGGCCTACAGGTTCCCCTTTTCATCATGTTCACCCTCATTTACCTCATTGATGTGGTTGGAAACATGGGGATTATAATATTGGTTCTTATGGACTCTCAtttgcacacacccatgtactttttcctttGTAACCTCTCACTTGTAGACTTGGGTTACTCCTCAGCTGTCACTCCCATGGTCATATCTGAGTTCTTCATAGTTTCCAAACCTGTCTCCTACAATGCCTGTGCTGCACAGATGTTCTTCTTTGTAGGCTTTGCCACTGGGGAAAATTACATCTTAGCAtcaatggcctatgaccgctatgtagCAGTATGCAAACCCCTGCATTACACCACCAGGATGACAACAagtgtttgtatttttttgaaCATTGGCTCTTATATCTGTGGCTTCTTGAATGCCATTTTTCATGTTGGGGACATATTCAGCCTCTCCTTTTGTAAATCTAATGTGGTCCATCACTTTTTCTGTGATGTTCCAGCAGTCCTGGCTCTATCTTGCTCTGATATACACCTCAGTGAAATGATTCTTGTTTTTTTGTCAACATTCAATGTCTTCTTTGCTCTTCTGATCATCTCTGTTTCCTATCTCTTCATAGTTATTACTGTCTTGAAAATGAAGTCAGACCAAGGACACCAAAAAGCTTTGTCCACCTGTGCTTCCCACCTCACTGTAGTCTCTATATTTTATAGTACTGTCATTTTCATGTACCTACAACCCAGTTCCAGCCATTCCATGGATGCAGATAAAGTAGCATCTATGTTCTATACTATGATCATTCCCACACTAAACCCTTTGGTTTATAGCCTGAGGAACAAAGAAGTCAACAATGCATTCAAGAAAGTTGTTGAGAATGCAAAATTTTTATGTAATAGTGAGATTTCAGTTTGA